ATCCTTATAGTCGTGGCTCATTTGTTTATGATATGTATCATGTGTATATATCATATGTTTATGAACGTTGAATCTCCTCTCTAATGTATCAACCCAATCACTTTATGGTGGTGAATTTGAAAGGGGGATTGTTTCCTGTACCCATTTCtttgaatgttttcatttcagagccgggtaaagcaaagcaaaatctaatacattttaatatttaatcgtTTGTGAAATTCTCCTCGGAAAAAGAAGTCGCCGCGCTGTTAGAATCTAAACATTGATTTTGTCTCCATCTGCTGGTTAAATGAAAAAGTGCAGCGTTGAAACGCTTCCTCCTTGCGCAGCAGCCCGCCTCTTCCTGTTGCATTTTCGCGGGTTATTTCTGAGTGGGCGTGGTCTGAAGGAGACGTCAATCAGTCTATTGGAAAGCAGCGCTTCAACCCGCGCGCTGAGACGGTGACGTTGCCAAAGACGTGACCAATCAGCTGCATCGCTTTGCTCCTACCCGGCACAGTTTGGCGCGAAAACGCCACAGTCGTGTGCTTTGACGGGTGCAGTGAAGGCTGTGTCGTTCAGCTCCGTGCAAGATACAGAACTTTCAGGCGGAATAACATCGAATACAACATGGCAACTGACGTCGCTGACGACCGAGAGATGAGGGAAGCCCAGAGGGATTATCTGGACTTTCTTGACGACGACGTAAGTCTGACTTTTGTGGCTTCTACTTGTGGCACGCGCGTGCGAACAAAAGGATCATGCGGGTGGCTGTATTTGTTAGCTCATGCTAAAATGGATCTGTGGTATACTGTTCACAGCAAGACCAGGGCGTTTACCAGAGCAAAGTTCGAGACATGATCAGTGAAAACAAGTCTCGACTCATTGTCAACATTAATGACCTGAGGAGACGCAACGAAGGTCGAGCTGCCAAGTAAGTGTTGGGAGTGAATATGAGAGTTCGTCTTATTgactcctatatatatatatatatatatatatatatgtgtgtatatatatatatatatatatatatatatatatatatatatgtgtatgtgtgtgtgtgtgttatgtgtATATGTATCTATCTTTATTTGGAGTgtattttggtttggtttatacttctgtttcattttattcaggttTAAAATAATGTATTCTTGTCAATGAAAACGTTCAACTATCTGTGCAGACTGATGAACAGTGCTTTTGAAGAGCTCCTGGCTTTCCAGCGAGCCCTGAAGGACCTTGTTGCATCTGTGGATGCCACTTACGCCAAGCAATACGAGGAGTTCTTCATCGGCCTGGAGGGCAGCTTCGGCACCAAGCACGTGACCCCTCGCACCCTGACCTCTCGTCTTTTGGGCAGCATCGTGTGTGTGGAAGGCATCATCACCAAATGTAAGTCAACTCAAACCCTTCTCAAAAAtcacaaaactttatttgtaTCTTCAATATTTCTCTCTTCTAGGTTCACTTGTGCGTCCCAAGGTGGTGCGTAGCGTCCACTACTGTCCAGCCACGAAGAAGACCATGGAGAGGAAGTACACTGATATGACCTCTTTGGATGCCTTTCCTTCCAGCGCCATCTACCCTACAAAGGTCAAATACGTTTTGTCCTAATATCTTGATCATTTTCTGACTGTTTAATGCAATACTTCAGTCGGCCACCAGGGGGATTCAGTACTTTAACaagtgtgtaaatgtgtgtcaACAGGATGAGGAAAACAACCCGCTGGAAACCGAGTTTGGTCTCTCCATCTACAAAGACCACCAGACCATCACGGTGCAGGAGATGCCAGAAAAGGCACCCGCCGGTCAGCTGCCTCGCTCCGTGGACATCATCCTGGACAACGACCTGGTGGACCTGGTCAAACCTGGAGACAGGGTTCAGGTCATCGGGACTTACCGCTGCCTGCCAGGGAAGAAAGGTGGATTCACTTCCGGCACGTTTCGGTGAGTCCCCCATCGTCTGTGTCACTCAATTTAAATGTTAATATGCACATGTCTCCTTCCTCGCAGGACTATCATGATCGCGTGTCACGTCAAGCAAATGAGCAAGGAAGTGTCCCCCAACTTCTCTGCCGACGACATCGCCAAGATTAGAAACTTCAGCCGCCTGCGCTCCATCGTAAGAGTTTCCCCCTCATGCTAGGGCGGTTTGAAACCTGTCCTGAGTTGTAATGTCTTTTGCCTCTCTGTTCAGGACGTGTTTGATCAGCTGGCTCGCTCGCTGGCTCCCAGCATCCATGGACACGAGTACATCAAGAAGGCCATTCTGTGCATGCTTCTGGGAGGGGTGGAGAAGGTGCTGGACAATGGCTCGCGCATCAGAGGCGACATCAACGTTCTGCTCATCGGTGAGTGGGAGTGATTTGTGACCACTTCCCCAAAGACATTCAATATATGAcatgctgtcttttttttcttaggtGATCCATCCGTTGCAAAGTCCCAACTGCTGCGCTATGTTCTCCACACCGCACCAAGAGCCATCCCCACCACTGGCCGTGGATCTTCTGGAGTCGGTCTGACGGCCGCTGTCACAACAGATCAGGAGACTGGTGAGAACTTGCACCCCTTCGACCTGAGGGATTGTCCTCATGGACGTATGAGAATTAACAGCACAGCTGCTTTTTCCTTCAAGGCGAGCGTCGTCTGGAGGCGGGTGCCATGGTCCTCGCTGACCGCGGTGTCGTGTGCATCGACGAGTTTGACAAGATGTCCGACATGGACCGGACGGCCATCCACGAGGTCATGGAGCAAGGCCGCGTCACCATCGCCAAAGCGGGAATCCACGCCCGCCTGAATGCACGCTGCTCCGTGCTGGCTGCTGCCAACCCCGTCTACGGCAGGGTCAGTCTCCGATGTTGTGACTCTTTCTCCTGTTTGCTGAGATCTTCTGTCTCTGCAGTACGACCAGTACAAAACCCCCATGGAGAACATCGGCCTGCAGGACTCTTTGCTGTCACGTTTCGACCTCCTATTCATCATGCTGGACCAGATGGATGCGGAGCAGGACCGTGAGATTTCAGACCATGTTCTCAGGATGCACCGCTACCGTGACCCTCGTGAGCAGGAGGGAGCAGGTACTGATCCGACATGTGAGAGTACTGTTATCTGTTCATATAAATAAGATGTCCTCAAGGCCTCCCTGCCAAAGTAGAATCCCTGTTTACAGGTCACCTGACCATGTCACACGTCTGTCTTAGTGGACAGCTCTTTTCTCATTCACACACTCCTATCTCTATCCTTATGACGAcctgtcattgccataaccctttccccagcctctcacactaaacctaaccatccaaaacacatggctcacctcaaccaaacttaaacccaattataatgaccctgttattttgatgttttcaaccTCAAAACTCGATGTGGACCGGCAAAATGTCTTCATAAGATGattgtcttgtcaaagattgatccacacaagaatattaatacatgtacagACACACCCTCGACttatgtttttatgttctgtggggacatttcattaaCTTTCATGCTTTCAGCAGCCCCtcataaacctaaccatccagaatACATGACTAACCTTAGCCAGTGCCTAAACCAAAGTTAAATTCGATTACAATGTCCCAGTTATCTTGACGCTCtaaccctcaaattgaagcCTTGTGgtgaccagcaaaaggtcccgaCAAATGGGCCCCAAATATTCAAgtatttccaagaattggtccccacaagtatagctttacaagtggacacaaacacacacacacgtttgtatttctgtcccTGTGTGGACGTTGTGTGGTTTCTCATTGCCGTAATGCTttgcccagcctctccccctaaacctaaccatccaaaacacatggataaccttaaccaggactctgaaccaaacttaaaccccattataatgacccagttattttgaagtcgtcatcctcaaattgaggcttaaccttgtggggtccaaccCCACAATGTCAtgctcacaaggatagtgttttgtcaagaattgttcTCCACACAGTaggataaacaaacacacacaacttgaAGATCATCTAAATATTCTTATCTTGGAACCTCAGCCATGGCTCTGGGCGGGACCGTGGACGTTTTGGCGACAGAGGATCCAGATGTTAtcgaggaagagcaggaggagctgcagatcTACGAGAAGCACAACAACTTGCTGCACGGcagcaaaaaaaagaagtagGTTCACTACATGTATTCACTTCTATTTTTTGCTGCACAGGTTTCTTAAGTCTGCTCATATAAATGGTCTTTTCAGGGAGAAAATTGTGAGTAAAGAGTTCATGAGGAAGTACATCCACATCGCCAAGTCGGTGACACCAGTGCTGACGGAAGAAGCAGCCAATCACATCGCTGAGGAGTACTCCAGGTTGAGGAGTCAGGAGCAGATGGGCTCTGATGTCGCCAGGGTGAGCAGCAACCCGATAGGTCACCTCGGCAAAAGAGCCGGTGATTAAGGTGAACTGTCCTCCTCAGACGTCGCCCGTCACCGCTCGAACACTGGAGACTCTCATCCGCCTCTCCACCGCGCACGCCAAGGCGCGCATGAGCAAAgctgtggagctgcaggactCTGAGGTCGCCGTGGAGCTGGTCCAGTTCGCTTACTTCAAAAAGGTACGGTTGAGCCGTGAAAACGCCGAGTAGCAAGCTGCAGGAGAATAAATGTATTGACCTTTTTTCTTTGGCTATGTAGGTTCtcgagaaggagaagaagcgaTCCAGACAGGAGCGGGATTCTGgatcagaagaggaagaagatgagacGGCGACTCAGCCTTCACAGAGAACTCAAAGGAAGAGGTGAGTGCAGCTTTTCATTCGCATTTAATCTTAtttctagtggtgggactttcacgagttaattacgattaattaattacaacattattacaattaattacaacaaaaaaataatttatttaatttaccagtttgctctccagacaacagggaacctttgtaagtgcaggagttcctggtccgctgatcccactgatgcacaagacacgtggcagctaggatgataacaacaacaacaacaacaacaaacatggaggaatccctgaacaaaagcaaacaaaagcatctgtttgctttggttcagggaggtttttcactacacaatgtccagggtttccaccgctctgaatggacttgaaattcttataaaattaaaattcttatacaaatatgttcaagacattaaaagagctttagtttaaataaggtgatataaaaacttgaatatagccaccgtcgtgatttattgtttaaattagtaataataataagtatgtatgggtccatcatttgattcagtaatgtaccaaattcattaaaaaatgtggcttcttctgaCAAATGTTCTTATGCCATGAAACTGATCAATTGAGAtttattaatcacaaattctcgaaatacatttttttaatcgaatcccaccc
This window of the Synchiropus splendidus isolate RoL2022-P1 chromosome 12, RoL_Sspl_1.0, whole genome shotgun sequence genome carries:
- the mcm3 gene encoding DNA replication licensing factor MCM3; its protein translation is MATDVADDREMREAQRDYLDFLDDDQDQGVYQSKVRDMISENKSRLIVNINDLRRRNEGRAAKLMNSAFEELLAFQRALKDLVASVDATYAKQYEEFFIGLEGSFGTKHVTPRTLTSRLLGSIVCVEGIITKCSLVRPKVVRSVHYCPATKKTMERKYTDMTSLDAFPSSAIYPTKDEENNPLETEFGLSIYKDHQTITVQEMPEKAPAGQLPRSVDIILDNDLVDLVKPGDRVQVIGTYRCLPGKKGGFTSGTFRTIMIACHVKQMSKEVSPNFSADDIAKIRNFSRLRSIDVFDQLARSLAPSIHGHEYIKKAILCMLLGGVEKVLDNGSRIRGDINVLLIGDPSVAKSQLLRYVLHTAPRAIPTTGRGSSGVGLTAAVTTDQETGERRLEAGAMVLADRGVVCIDEFDKMSDMDRTAIHEVMEQGRVTIAKAGIHARLNARCSVLAAANPVYGRYDQYKTPMENIGLQDSLLSRFDLLFIMLDQMDAEQDREISDHVLRMHRYRDPREQEGAAMALGGTVDVLATEDPDVIEEEQEELQIYEKHNNLLHGSKKKKEKIVSKEFMRKYIHIAKSVTPVLTEEAANHIAEEYSRLRSQEQMGSDVARTSPVTARTLETLIRLSTAHAKARMSKAVELQDSEVAVELVQFAYFKKVLEKEKKRSRQERDSGSEEEEDETATQPSQRTQRKRGRRGSQGSEPYSPYDFSEEQDVPDIQTGGSKPAKKARAEEDSMEVSQAGDTELSAERMKEFKSSLFAVFQSAHAQSVKMKMLMEGINKESKKRFTEAEIRAALTRMQDDNQVMVADDIIFLI